One region of Longimicrobiaceae bacterium genomic DNA includes:
- a CDS encoding sulfite exporter TauE/SafE family protein, with amino-acid sequence MILVSLLTALLAGFMHALEPDHMAAVTTFVSRRPGPREAAGFGIRWGLGHSGAILAVGMVLVALHVRLPAGVTQWLEFGVGMLLLGLGLWLLWTVLHERAHALAGDARGHTHVGEHAHPHGHSHAGSLWVGVAHGLAGTAPLVALLPVTLIASPWLAAGYLLLFGVGTTLSMGIYAFVAGQVFQQAGARLPRLAGMLRAGTALGSAALGVVWMIGAAAG; translated from the coding sequence ATGATCCTCGTCTCGCTGCTCACGGCCCTGCTCGCGGGCTTCATGCACGCGCTGGAGCCCGACCACATGGCCGCGGTCACCACCTTCGTGTCGCGGCGCCCCGGCCCGCGCGAGGCGGCGGGCTTCGGCATCCGGTGGGGCCTGGGCCACTCCGGCGCCATCCTGGCAGTGGGCATGGTGCTGGTGGCGCTGCACGTCCGGCTGCCGGCGGGCGTGACGCAGTGGCTGGAGTTCGGCGTGGGGATGCTGCTGCTGGGCCTGGGGCTGTGGCTGCTGTGGACGGTGCTGCACGAGCGCGCACACGCGCTGGCGGGCGACGCCCGCGGCCACACGCACGTGGGCGAACACGCGCATCCGCACGGGCACTCGCACGCGGGCAGCCTGTGGGTGGGCGTGGCGCACGGGCTGGCGGGCACGGCGCCGCTGGTGGCGCTGCTGCCGGTGACGCTCATCGCCTCGCCCTGGCTGGCGGCGGGCTACCTGCTGCTCTTCGGGGTGGGAACCACGCTGTCGATGGGCATCTACGCCTTCGTGGCCGGGCAGGTGTTCCAGCAGGCGGGCGCGAGGCTGCCGCGCCTGGCGGGGATGCTGCGGGCGGGCACCGCGCTGGGCAGCGCCGCGCTGGGCGTGGTGTGGATGATCGGCGCCGCCGCGGGATGA
- a CDS encoding CDGSH iron-sulfur domain-containing protein, with protein sequence MADETETPQATPQVTILVKNNGPLLVDGPFRLVDAEGNEYPLVPGKKYNLCRCGASVNKPFCDGTHSRMGFQAAERAVRAAEEGAAQG encoded by the coding sequence GTGGCGGACGAGACCGAGACCCCGCAGGCGACGCCCCAGGTGACCATCCTGGTCAAGAACAACGGACCGCTGCTGGTGGACGGCCCGTTCCGCCTGGTGGACGCCGAGGGCAACGAGTACCCGCTGGTGCCGGGCAAGAAGTACAACCTGTGCCGCTGCGGCGCCTCGGTGAACAAGCCGTTCTGCGACGGCACGCACTCGCGCATGGGCTTCCAGGCCGCCGAGCGCGCCGTGCGCGCGGCCGAAGAAGGCGCGGCCCAGGGGTGA
- a CDS encoding sulfurtransferase codes for MANDTRPIEERGYAHPEALVSTEWVAAHLDDPSIRIVESDEDVLLWDVGHVPGSVKVDWHSDLNHPLQRDYLDPDAFAKLMRDRGISPETTVVFYGDKNNWWATYALWVFRLFGHDRVRVMDGGRKKWEDEGRPLVTDAPSYPPANYPVPARDDEKIRAFREDVMEHIRGSGALIDVRSPEEYRGERLHMPDYPQEGAMRGGHIPGAKSMPWARAVNPDTGEFRSAEELRELYEQQCGLSADKDVIAYCRIGERSSHTWFALTYLLGYPSVRNYDGSWTEWGNAVRAPIEKP; via the coding sequence ATGGCCAACGACACCCGCCCCATCGAGGAGCGCGGCTACGCGCACCCCGAGGCCCTGGTCAGCACCGAGTGGGTCGCCGCGCACCTGGACGACCCCTCCATCCGCATCGTGGAGAGCGACGAGGACGTGCTGCTGTGGGACGTGGGCCACGTGCCCGGCTCGGTGAAGGTCGACTGGCACAGCGACCTCAACCACCCGCTCCAGCGCGACTACCTGGACCCGGACGCCTTCGCGAAGCTGATGCGCGACAGGGGCATCTCGCCGGAGACGACGGTCGTCTTCTACGGCGACAAGAACAACTGGTGGGCCACGTACGCGCTGTGGGTCTTCCGCCTGTTCGGGCACGACCGCGTGCGGGTGATGGACGGCGGGCGCAAGAAGTGGGAGGACGAGGGCCGGCCGCTGGTGACCGACGCCCCCTCGTATCCGCCGGCCAACTACCCCGTGCCCGCGCGCGACGACGAGAAGATCCGCGCCTTCCGCGAAGACGTGATGGAGCACATCCGCGGCAGCGGCGCGCTCATCGACGTGCGTTCGCCCGAGGAGTACCGCGGCGAGCGGCTGCACATGCCGGACTATCCGCAAGAAGGTGCCATGCGCGGCGGCCACATCCCCGGCGCCAAGAGCATGCCGTGGGCGCGCGCCGTGAACCCCGACACCGGCGAGTTCCGCAGCGCCGAAGAGCTGCGCGAGCTGTACGAGCAGCAGTGCGGGCTGAGCGCGGACAAGGACGTGATCGCCTATTGCCGCATCGGCGAGCGCTCGTCGCACACGTGGTTCGCGCTCACGTACCTGCTCGGCTACCCCAGCGTCCGCAACTACGACGGCTCCTGGACCGAGTGGGGCAACGCCGTCCGCGCCCCCATCGAGAAGCCCTAG
- a CDS encoding putative metal-dependent hydrolase gives MRLQISRRERIERIRTLPDELAAALAGLDDAALDTPYRDDGWTVRQVAHHVADAHMNAYLRVKLILTEAEPQLKTWSQDDWATLPDAATAPVGYAVDLLRALHARLTLTFEQLSGGDWTRTGQHPEQGPITLDALLDLYAWHGRHHIEQITALRRRKGW, from the coding sequence ATGAGACTGCAGATCTCGCGGCGGGAGCGCATCGAGCGCATCCGCACGCTTCCCGACGAGTTGGCGGCCGCGCTCGCGGGGCTGGACGACGCCGCGCTGGACACCCCGTACCGCGACGACGGGTGGACGGTGCGCCAGGTCGCGCACCACGTGGCGGACGCGCACATGAACGCGTACCTCCGCGTGAAGCTGATCCTCACCGAGGCCGAGCCGCAGCTCAAGACCTGGAGCCAGGACGACTGGGCCACGCTGCCGGACGCCGCCACCGCGCCCGTGGGCTACGCCGTGGACCTGCTGCGGGCGCTGCACGCGCGCCTGACCCTCACCTTCGAGCAGCTTTCGGGCGGCGACTGGACGCGCACCGGCCAGCACCCCGAGCAGGGCCCCATCACGCTCGATGCGCTGCTCGACCTGTACGCCTGGCACGGCCGCCACCACATCGAGCAGATCACCGCCCTCCGCCGCCGCAAGGGCTGGTAG
- a CDS encoding tetratricopeptide repeat protein, translating to MRRFLPAIALLSLGAARAHAQRTPAGAAPPRPRLEAMSDTNDATAYYTHGFVVLEARPAEAAASFYWARRINPAWADAYYAERTALLMTDKDRLLGWMNDSRRVLDSPAVLHIDSLYDRAATADPFLAPKLDRALWIYWYGAWRTHGNSGVMDDVKPAEIQNYLTSQATPPTRAWLAFSEGRYAQAVDLYDAAIRWSSGREKAPLRLNRARALYLAGRYPEALAGMQQGITEWRKDDDTKRVVFLYRSKAHLEQSVGLIHEKMGDKAAAREAYGRALTEDISYFPAHVRLSALALAAGDTASAISEMDLAVQIRPGDGSLRYNYGFVLGTARKFEEAAEQFKKAQELEPSFAAPYYMLARIYDASGMQDEATANYRAFVARASRRDQYLPLATQRLAELAAPAAPAPAGGR from the coding sequence ATGAGACGCTTCCTCCCCGCCATCGCCCTTCTCTCCCTCGGCGCCGCACGGGCGCACGCGCAGCGCACCCCCGCGGGCGCCGCGCCGCCGCGCCCGCGCCTGGAGGCGATGTCCGACACGAACGACGCCACGGCGTACTACACCCACGGCTTCGTGGTCCTGGAGGCGCGTCCGGCCGAGGCGGCCGCGTCGTTCTACTGGGCGCGCCGCATCAACCCGGCGTGGGCAGACGCATACTACGCCGAGCGCACGGCGCTGCTGATGACCGACAAGGACCGGCTGCTCGGGTGGATGAACGACAGCCGGCGCGTGCTGGACTCGCCCGCCGTGCTGCACATCGACTCGCTGTACGACCGCGCCGCCACCGCCGATCCGTTCCTGGCGCCCAAGCTGGACCGCGCGCTGTGGATCTACTGGTACGGCGCCTGGCGCACGCACGGCAACTCGGGCGTGATGGACGACGTGAAGCCCGCCGAGATCCAGAACTACCTCACCAGCCAGGCCACGCCGCCCACCCGCGCCTGGCTTGCGTTCAGCGAGGGACGCTACGCCCAGGCGGTGGACCTGTACGACGCCGCCATCCGCTGGTCTTCGGGCCGCGAGAAGGCCCCGCTGCGGCTGAACCGCGCCCGCGCCCTGTACCTGGCCGGCCGCTACCCCGAGGCGCTGGCGGGCATGCAGCAGGGCATCACCGAGTGGCGGAAGGACGACGACACCAAGCGGGTCGTCTTCCTCTACCGCTCCAAGGCGCACCTGGAGCAGAGCGTGGGGCTGATCCACGAGAAGATGGGGGACAAGGCGGCGGCGCGTGAGGCGTACGGCCGCGCGCTGACCGAGGACATCTCGTACTTCCCGGCGCACGTGCGGCTCAGCGCCCTGGCGCTCGCCGCGGGCGACACGGCGTCGGCCATCAGCGAGATGGACCTGGCGGTGCAGATCCGGCCGGGCGACGGCTCGCTGCGCTACAACTACGGGTTCGTGCTGGGCACCGCGCGCAAGTTCGAGGAGGCGGCCGAGCAGTTCAAGAAGGCGCAGGAGCTGGAGCCCTCGTTCGCCGCGCCGTACTACATGCTGGCGCGCATCTACGACGCCAGCGGCATGCAGGACGAGGCGACGGCGAACTACCGCGCGTTCGTGGCCCGCGCCAGCCGCCGCGACCAGTACCTGCCGCTCGCCACCCAGCGCCTGGCCGAGCTGGCCGCCCCCGCCGCCCCGGCTCCGGCCGGCGGGCGGTAG
- a CDS encoding S41 family peptidase produces MRSLSIFSRGLAVPALGALALLAPGAQAHAQDTARVVRPRSAYEDLQMFSQVLNQIRVNHPDSVNTHDLFMAAVEGMVRAADPHSYVIPATRLSADKEKALEEGRLLPVPIDFSYFGGSPVVSSVAPGSEASKQDILPGDELVAIDGKPVAAESPNELDVTLAGPRNTTVRLGLERRRIDGSLARLERVVKRERTAEATAVPVAMMLDPQTGYVRITTFSNGRVSDDLHAALGRLEGQGMRRLVLDLRDNGGGLVDEAAKVAGEFLPEGQVVYTSVGRKAETSETGLVKRSFWRRERRYPIVVMQNSGTASASELVAGALQDHDRALIVGRPSFGKSLLMRGFPMTDGSVIELVVGHMLTPCGRVIQRQYRSVTQRDYYRLAGEARDTVGRPSCKTDAGRTVYGGGGIYPDVVFAQPTPAPLWLARTREEDLPTKWIGGYLTANAAAFTTPEALAANPRLPADALASFRTFAAGQGVQIPADAESAEVLNRSLVRAIAGTKWGAEGYYRVVAALDPDVAAAVREFGRAASILGPAQ; encoded by the coding sequence ATGAGAAGCCTCTCCATCTTCAGCCGCGGCCTCGCCGTACCAGCGCTGGGTGCGCTGGCGCTGCTCGCCCCGGGCGCGCAGGCCCACGCGCAGGACACGGCGCGCGTGGTGCGCCCCCGCAGCGCGTACGAGGACCTCCAGATGTTCAGCCAGGTCCTCAACCAGATCCGCGTGAACCACCCGGACTCGGTGAACACGCACGACCTGTTCATGGCCGCGGTGGAGGGGATGGTGCGCGCCGCCGACCCGCACTCGTACGTGATCCCCGCCACGCGCCTTTCGGCGGACAAGGAGAAGGCGTTGGAGGAAGGGCGCCTGCTCCCCGTGCCCATCGACTTCAGCTACTTCGGCGGCTCGCCCGTGGTGTCCAGCGTGGCGCCCGGCTCCGAGGCCTCCAAGCAAGACATCCTGCCCGGCGACGAGCTGGTGGCGATCGACGGGAAGCCGGTGGCGGCCGAGAGCCCCAACGAGCTGGACGTGACGCTGGCCGGGCCGCGGAACACTACGGTCCGGCTGGGCCTGGAGCGCCGCCGCATCGACGGCTCGCTGGCGCGGCTGGAGCGCGTGGTCAAGCGCGAGCGCACGGCCGAGGCGACGGCGGTGCCGGTGGCGATGATGCTGGACCCGCAGACCGGCTACGTGCGCATCACCACCTTCAGCAACGGCCGTGTCTCCGACGACCTGCACGCGGCGCTGGGGCGGCTGGAGGGACAGGGGATGCGGCGCCTGGTGCTGGACCTGCGCGACAACGGCGGCGGCCTGGTGGACGAGGCGGCCAAGGTCGCCGGCGAGTTCCTGCCCGAGGGCCAGGTCGTGTACACCTCCGTTGGCCGCAAGGCCGAGACGTCGGAAACCGGGCTGGTGAAGCGCTCGTTCTGGCGGCGCGAGCGGCGCTACCCCATTGTCGTGATGCAGAATTCCGGCACCGCCAGCGCATCGGAGCTGGTGGCGGGCGCGCTCCAGGACCATGATCGCGCGCTGATCGTGGGCCGCCCCAGCTTCGGCAAGTCGCTGCTGATGCGCGGCTTCCCCATGACCGACGGATCGGTGATCGAGCTGGTGGTGGGCCACATGCTCACCCCGTGCGGCCGCGTGATCCAGCGGCAGTACCGCTCCGTCACGCAGCGCGACTACTACCGGCTCGCCGGCGAAGCGCGCGACACGGTGGGGCGGCCCAGCTGCAAGACGGACGCAGGGCGCACGGTGTACGGCGGAGGCGGCATCTACCCGGACGTGGTATTCGCGCAGCCCACGCCCGCGCCGCTGTGGCTGGCCCGCACGCGCGAGGAAGACCTGCCGACCAAGTGGATCGGCGGCTACCTGACCGCCAACGCGGCGGCCTTCACCACGCCCGAGGCGCTCGCGGCCAACCCGCGCCTCCCGGCGGATGCGCTGGCCTCGTTCCGCACCTTCGCGGCGGGCCAGGGCGTGCAGATCCCCGCCGACGCCGAGTCGGCGGAAGTGCTGAACCGCTCCCTCGTCCGCGCCATTGCCGGCACGAAGTGGGGTGCCGAGGGCTACTACCGCGTGGTCGCCGCGCTGGACCCCGACGTCGCCGCCGCCGTCCGCGAGTTCGGCCGCGCCGCATCCATCCTCGGCCCGGCGCAGTAA
- a CDS encoding HAD family acid phosphatase, translated as MKRLLLLSYLATATACAPAVATAPAASPAPAAAGGPTGASQAPPSATPTAIRWTRGSAEHRAIFLQTYAWASQQLRQMAAGAQGGAWGVILDADETVLDNSTYQLGHPVYSDTAWNAWVRQEAATALPGAAEFTQLAHQLGGKVAIVTNRDVAVCPETIDNLRRVGIAFDAVLCKPAGPGDKNPRFQAVQNGTAAPGLPALRVLMWVGDNIQDFPALSQDVRNAPDAAFAPFGRTFIVLPNPMYGSWEHNPPQ; from the coding sequence ATGAAGAGACTACTGCTGCTCTCGTACCTGGCCACGGCGACGGCGTGTGCGCCTGCCGTGGCAACCGCACCGGCGGCATCTCCCGCTCCGGCGGCGGCGGGCGGGCCGACGGGCGCTTCGCAGGCCCCGCCGTCCGCGACGCCCACGGCGATCCGGTGGACGCGCGGCTCGGCGGAGCATCGCGCTATCTTCCTCCAGACGTACGCGTGGGCGTCGCAGCAGCTACGGCAGATGGCGGCGGGGGCGCAGGGCGGCGCGTGGGGCGTGATATTGGACGCGGACGAGACGGTGCTGGACAACTCCACCTACCAGCTCGGCCATCCCGTCTACTCCGACACGGCGTGGAACGCGTGGGTACGGCAGGAGGCGGCCACCGCCCTTCCCGGCGCGGCGGAGTTCACGCAGCTGGCGCATCAGTTGGGCGGCAAGGTCGCCATCGTCACCAACCGCGACGTGGCCGTCTGCCCTGAGACCATCGACAATCTGCGGCGCGTGGGCATCGCGTTCGACGCGGTGCTGTGCAAGCCCGCTGGCCCCGGCGACAAGAACCCACGCTTCCAGGCCGTGCAGAACGGCACCGCCGCGCCCGGCCTGCCGGCCCTGCGCGTGCTGATGTGGGTGGGCGACAACATCCAGGACTTCCCCGCGCTGTCGCAGGACGTTCGCAACGCCCCGGACGCGGCGTTCGCCCCCTTCGGCCGCACCTTCATCGTCCTGCCGAACCCCATGTACGGCTCCTGGGAGCACAACCCGCCGCAGTAG
- the lepB gene encoding signal peptidase I yields the protein MQIPENIIATGPDVAGTLADEAPRQPRPWLAAVMSFFVPGLGHLYAGRGRRGLLWMAGCWVLGVLGAAILMRTWPFAVRAALFAVVAACTNAGIVWDAFRSARTATPRRKWYTRWYWLAGYAAAMLLVTQPLVRAFTTRHVASSYTIPAASMQPALLPGDYVMAGPRGSGPVTRGMVAVVRERDGLDHVMRVIGMPGDTLEMRERMLYVNGRRRAEPYAVTNLAADVPLPAPEWQRPFLLRTPGDTAPYAPTPDTWGPLRVPAGSYFVMGDNRPASMDSRYIGFVPDAHVMGRIAWIYFSRDPETGAFRWDRIGKDVQ from the coding sequence ATGCAGATTCCCGAGAACATTATCGCAACAGGGCCGGACGTGGCCGGCACACTGGCAGACGAGGCTCCGCGGCAGCCGCGGCCGTGGCTTGCGGCGGTGATGTCGTTCTTCGTCCCCGGCCTGGGGCACTTGTACGCGGGACGGGGCCGGCGCGGACTGCTGTGGATGGCCGGCTGCTGGGTGCTCGGTGTGCTCGGCGCCGCGATCCTGATGCGCACGTGGCCATTCGCGGTCCGTGCCGCGCTCTTCGCGGTGGTGGCGGCCTGCACCAACGCCGGCATCGTGTGGGATGCCTTCCGCTCCGCCCGCACCGCGACCCCGCGGCGGAAGTGGTACACGCGTTGGTACTGGCTGGCCGGGTACGCCGCCGCCATGCTCCTCGTCACACAGCCGCTCGTCCGCGCCTTCACGACGCGGCACGTGGCGAGCTCGTACACCATTCCCGCCGCGTCCATGCAGCCCGCGCTGCTGCCGGGCGACTACGTGATGGCGGGGCCTCGCGGCTCGGGGCCGGTCACGCGCGGCATGGTGGCTGTGGTGCGGGAGCGCGACGGGCTGGACCACGTGATGCGCGTGATCGGCATGCCGGGCGACACGCTGGAGATGCGCGAAAGGATGCTCTACGTGAACGGGCGCCGCCGGGCCGAGCCCTACGCCGTCACCAACCTCGCGGCAGACGTCCCGCTGCCCGCGCCGGAATGGCAGCGGCCGTTCCTGCTCCGAACGCCGGGAGACACCGCGCCGTACGCCCCCACGCCGGACACGTGGGGGCCGCTCCGCGTGCCCGCCGGCAGCTACTTCGTGATGGGCGACAACCGGCCGGCCAGCATGGACAGCCGCTACATCGGCTTCGTGCCGGACGCGCACGTGATGGGACGCATCGCCTGGATCTACTTCTCCCGCGATCCCGAGACGGGCGCCTTCCGCTGGGATCGCATCGGCAAGGACGTGCAGTGA